The genomic region GCTGGTCGAAGTCAGATCCGATTAACTTCTTCGCGTCGGTAAGCATAGACGACGAGCTACGTTCCGGGAAGGGGCTGAAGACGCTCTTGTACATATTCGGGTCGACGTTTCCATTATCCCGCCTGAAGCGGAGCAGCTTCGCTTCAACCGGGAGACAAACATCGCCACTCTGGACCAACAGGTCACACCGCCGTTGACTGCCTGGATAGGACATCTCGGTCCGAATCTCCACGCCCGTATCGTCACTGTCGGCCAGCCCGTCGAGGATCATCTGGATTTGGTTCTCCTCCTCAAAGGGACCGATACCGGCTTTCCACTCTTCATGACGTGCTTCGGCATCGACTCGCGGGATCACATCTGCAAAATCACGGGCAACTCGTTGGAGAACTACCGAGGGGGTCTGCATACACATCGATGGCGAGTGATAACGGATATGCTTTCCCCAGCAGATAAGGGGGCAAAGCAGGTGGAAAGGGGGTGCTCAGGAGTGCTGAGCGGTCGCTCTCCGGAACCCGGCTAAGCTGAGAAGCGAAAAGCAGCAGTAGAGGGGTCAGAAGCTGTACTCAAGCGGTAGAAAGAGCAGGCAGGAAGGGCCCTTTGAGGGGGTGGTAGCTGGTGGTCGTCTAATCACGACCCAGATTTAGGGTAGAGGGCACTCAAGCAGCGCTCAAGTACAGAAGCTAGCGGTGGTCGAGGACCTCTCAAGCAGTGGTCGTGCTGGTACGAGCTGGAAGAGCAAGGGGACGACCCACCACGAAGGGGCCCTTTAACCCCTTGCTTCCATGCACCGGCTGTCACGACCAGCGAGAAAGGGCGCTTCAG from Haloarcula sp. H-GB4 harbors:
- a CDS encoding transcriptional regulator — encoded protein: MQTPSVVLQRVARDFADVIPRVDAEARHEEWKAGIGPFEEENQIQMILDGLADSDDTGVEIRTEMSYPGSQRRCDLLVQSGDVCLPVEAKLLRFRRDNGNVDPNMYKSVFSPFPERSSSSMLTDAKKLIGSDFDQPTGLLGLYYEKEDEEYEQLRAETIAEKFEQDVSYWYDIDIEIATLETFDGLQHPHHQHGAVITWLLSE